A stretch of Homo sapiens chromosome 12, GRCh38.p14 Primary Assembly DNA encodes these proteins:
- the NTF3 gene encoding neurotrophin-3 isoform 1 preproprotein (isoform 1 preproprotein is encoded by transcript variant 1) — protein sequence MVTFATILQVNKVMSILFYVIFLAYLRGIQGNNMDQRSLPEDSLNSLIIKLIQADILKNKLSKQMVDVKENYQSTLPKAEAPREPERGGPAKSAFQPVIAMDTELLRQQRRYNSPRVLLSDSTPLEPPPLYLMEDYVGSPVVANRTSRRKRYAEHKSHRGEYSVCDSESLWVTDKSSAIDIRGHQVTVLGEIKTGNSPVKQYFYETRCKEARPVKNGCRGIDDKHWNSQCKTSQTYVRALTSENNKLVGWRWIRIDTSCVCALSRKIGRT from the coding sequence ATCTTACAGGTGAACAAGGTGATGTCCATCTTGTTTTATGTGATATTTCTCGCTTATCTCCGTGGCATCCAAGGTAACAACATGGATCAAAGGAGTTTGCCAGAAGACTCGCTCAATTCCCTCATTATTAAGCTGATCCAGgcagatattttgaaaaacaagctCTCCAAGCAGATGGTGGACGTTAAGGAAAATTACCAGAGCACCCTGCCCAAAGCTGAGGCTCCCCGAGAGCCGGAGCGGGGAGGGCCCGCCAAGTCAGCATTCCAGCCGGTGATTGCAATGGACACCGAACTGCTGCGACAACAGAGACGCTACAACTCACCGCGGGTCCTGCTGAGCGACAGCACCCCCTTGGAGCCCCCGCCCTTGTATCTCATGGAGGATTACGTGGGCAGCCCCGTGGTGGCGAACAGAACATCACGGCGGAAACGGTACGCGGAGCATAAGAGTCACCGAGGGGAGTACTCGGTATGTGACAGTGAGAGTCTGTGGGTGACCGACAAGTCATCGGCCATCGACATTCGGGGACACCAGGTCACGGTGCTGGGGGAGATCAAAACGGGCAACTCTCCCgtcaaacaatatttttatgaaacGCGATGTAAGGAAGCCAGGCCGGTCAAAAACGGTTGCAGGGGTATTGATGATAAACACTGGAACTCTCAGTGCAAAACATCCCAAACCTACGTCCGAGCACTGACTTCAGAGAACAATAAACTCGTGGGCTGGCGGTGGATACGGATAGACACGTCCTGTGTGTGTGCCTTGTCGAGAAAAATCGGAAGAACATGA
- the NTF3 gene encoding neurotrophin-3 isoform X1, which yields MSILFYVIFLAYLRGIQGNNMDQRSLPEDSLNSLIIKLIQADILKNKLSKQMVDVKENYQSTLPKAEAPREPERGGPAKSAFQPVIAMDTELLRQQRRYNSPRVLLSDSTPLEPPPLYLMEDYVGSPVVANRTSRRKRYAEHKSHRGEYSVCDSESLWVTDKSSAIDIRGHQVTVLGEIKTGNSPVKQYFYETRCKEARPVKNGCRGIDDKHWNSQCKTSQTYVRALTSENNKLVGWRWIRIDTSCVCALSRKIGRT from the coding sequence ATGTCCATCTTGTTTTATGTGATATTTCTCGCTTATCTCCGTGGCATCCAAGGTAACAACATGGATCAAAGGAGTTTGCCAGAAGACTCGCTCAATTCCCTCATTATTAAGCTGATCCAGgcagatattttgaaaaacaagctCTCCAAGCAGATGGTGGACGTTAAGGAAAATTACCAGAGCACCCTGCCCAAAGCTGAGGCTCCCCGAGAGCCGGAGCGGGGAGGGCCCGCCAAGTCAGCATTCCAGCCGGTGATTGCAATGGACACCGAACTGCTGCGACAACAGAGACGCTACAACTCACCGCGGGTCCTGCTGAGCGACAGCACCCCCTTGGAGCCCCCGCCCTTGTATCTCATGGAGGATTACGTGGGCAGCCCCGTGGTGGCGAACAGAACATCACGGCGGAAACGGTACGCGGAGCATAAGAGTCACCGAGGGGAGTACTCGGTATGTGACAGTGAGAGTCTGTGGGTGACCGACAAGTCATCGGCCATCGACATTCGGGGACACCAGGTCACGGTGCTGGGGGAGATCAAAACGGGCAACTCTCCCgtcaaacaatatttttatgaaacGCGATGTAAGGAAGCCAGGCCGGTCAAAAACGGTTGCAGGGGTATTGATGATAAACACTGGAACTCTCAGTGCAAAACATCCCAAACCTACGTCCGAGCACTGACTTCAGAGAACAATAAACTCGTGGGCTGGCGGTGGATACGGATAGACACGTCCTGTGTGTGTGCCTTGTCGAGAAAAATCGGAAGAACATGA